DNA from Brassica napus cultivar Da-Ae chromosome C4, Da-Ae, whole genome shotgun sequence:
ATTGGGGATCTTAGGGATAAGGGCAAGAGACGCTGAGTTCCACTGCTTGAGAAGGCAGCCAGAGTTGAAGAATTCTAGAATTGCTTCAGTCACCTCCGGACCAATTATCTCCCACGTATCTATGAAGAATTCTGCAGAGTAACCGTCAGGCCCACCGGTTTTGTTTCTGGGTAGTGAGAAGAAGGCCTCTTTTATGTCCTCATTAGTGAACTTTTTTTCAAACCCCGCGATCTGCTCCTCAGAACATCTGAAATTAAATAGGAGATCAAGATCACTTTGAATAAACATAGGTTGAGAGCTTTCACTTCCCAAAAGCTTCAAGAAGTAATCAACGCACAGCTGCTGAATACCCTCTTGAGACTCAATACGCTCCCCTACATCTgaattcagaaagtggatatGATTTATGGCTTGTCTGGTCGCCGCGTATCTGCGAAAAAGCCTTGAGTTTCCATCTCCAAAGGCCAACCAGTTTATCCTTGACCTCTAGAAAAAGAAAGCTGCTTCAGCACTAGACAGATCCTCCCATTCCTTTAAAGCCTGAAGTTCAGCAGAAGCATTCATCGTTAAGGGAGAAGATAACATGACTGCTTGCGCCTGGATAAGCTTTTCATGAGCTTCTGCCGTTTTCCTCTCAATACCAGAGTAGTTAAGTCGACTGAAGTCTTTGATGCATTTCTTAAGTAGTTTAAGCTTCTTAGAGACTCTATACATTGCAGAGCCGGTGATGTTGAATGAGAACCAGTTGACGCAgaccaaatccctaaaccccgcggtctttgtaaggaagttaaaaaatctgaaaggtTTCTTGGCTCTAGCACGCTCAGGATCGAGGGAGATAGAGATGACTGCATGATCAGAGAACTCCGGGCTACCGAAGAAAGCAACTGAAGAGGGAAAGTTGAAGTACCAGTCGTCATTCACAAGGCATCTGTCCAGATTTTTGGCAATAGGTGAATTCTTTTGTTTGTTCCACCATGTGAATGAAGTGCCTCTGAAGTTAAGGTCTTCGACATTAGCATTTAGCAGACACTGATTGAAGTCCCTCATTTTCTTATCCAGATTCAGGGACTGAGGTTTTGAGTGCTCCGCAGGTTCTCTAATTTGGTTAAAGTCGCCCAGGATCATCCAAGGTTTAGAGTCCAGGGCCTGCGAAGAAGCTAAAGAAGAGATTTCTGCCCAAAGATTAGTTCTCTCATCAATATCATTAGAAGCATAAATGACAGAGATAATTAAATTGGATTGAGAGGAGGGCCAAGTAATCTCAACAGTGATCATCTGAAGAGATTTTGAGATAACAGTTACCAAAAGAGAAGGATGCCAAATGATCCAAATTTTACCCAAAGGCGAGAAGTCATAGTTGTGATCAGCAGACCAGCCTAGGAATATATCcgaaacaaatttatttaactTGAGCCGCTTCACATGCGTCTCAAGCAGAGCACCAAAAAGAGGAGAGTTCTTCCTAAACCATTTACGTAATCCGCTGCGGTGACTGTATTTATTTAAACCGCGTATGTTCCAGCAAAAAAGATCAGTCGACATAAAAATTAATTGGTTTTGGGGCCCCTGCCCCGGTTTCCTTTCTGCCATGAGAAACGTTTTTTGTTGCGCACAACCTCGAAATCAGGCTCGAATCTGCTGAATTCACCCTCTTCCAACTCCGAATCAGAGGACTCAACATCCGAGGAATCAGGCTGAACGTCTGAGTGAGAATATCGGGAAATACCAGAGTTGCTTCTGTTGATTGAAGGAAGAAGATAGCTCGCAGAGGCACTGgtctccccccccccctaaCTATGTCCTTTCCAGTGCCCAGCTTGGTTTGATGAGGAAACTCCAGCATAGGCGTCACAGTTTGATTGGGCTGAGGAGGAACCACCGGTGAAGACTGCTCAGCAGGATGTTCCTTCGAAGGAACATGTGCATCATTTGGTGGATTTACCAGGACCCAGTTCAGCTTGTCTTTAGACCTCCCTCTCCTTGTTTTCTTTCCTTTAGACTCCTGTCTCTCGTGGTTGTCCTATCGGACATGTCTCTCTTACTTAGACTTTTGAGTACATTTCGCACGTACATGATCTGTCGAGCCGCATAATGTACAAGCCGTTGGAGCCCTCGGACAGCGTCTCGCTGCGTGCCCTATTTCTTTACATATGTCGCATACCGGTGGCATCCAAGGACTGGAGACAAGCACTCTACAGATTTCTCCCGAGTCGAACTGAACGTTGACTGCCTTGGGGACGGGCTTCCTAGGATCGATGATAGTAAACACCTTGGCGACCTCTAAGTTTGTTTTGTTCGCTGTCGTGGGATGCAGAAACTTGGGATGTCCCACCAGTCCTGCAATGCGCTCCAGGCCATCCTCATTAAAGAACTGAAGAGGGACCTTTCTTAGTTCCAGCCAGATGGGGGCTGAAGTGAGCTCGGGCTTGGTAGGCACAACACCAGGTTCCCATTTGTCTACAAACATGGTTTGTCCTTCGATCTGCCATAGTTTCTGTTTAATCACCCTGGCTCGGGTCGCTGCGTTTGGAATCCGGAATAGAAAAGCGAAGCCTTCCATTTTTGAGACCGCAATGTCACGATATTGCTTGCTCCAGATTCCATTTACAATGTTGTGAAGAGTACCTTGAGAAGGCGGATCGGAGTAGAACTGACCAAGCACAAAGGGTTCCCATGATTTCCTGTTCTTCTCAATAACCGAATTTGGGATCTTGATACAAGCTTCCCCTGAAGGAAGAGTGAAAGCTTCTCCCTTTTTTGAGAGGCGCTTCACTCCTTTAGCAAGATCACACCAGGTATCTTTAGGTGGAGCAGAACCTATATCTTGCGATGTTTGGCCTCCTGTGAAAATCTCCCCGTGTTCTCTGGCTGAGGGAAGGTCCTTTTCATTAGCTTGTTGCGAGCTCACATGAATTACATTGGCATCAGCAATAGCTACATTTGTTGTTGCTCCAGACAGATCTAGACCCTTGGAGGGTTTTGAAGCTTCTGGAAGTGTTGCAGAGCAGCTCGGGGGAAGACCCTTAGAGCTCGACTCAGGACGGTTGTTGGTGAGTTCTTCGTCTAGAGCTGAAGAAGGATCCGCTGACTGCACGGCGATCACACTCTTTGCTGACGGAGAGACTTCGGACTGAGAGGTCGGATCTGGGTGGCTAACTGGGAGTTGAGCAACCGCCTCGACTGTGGAGTCAAATTGGGCATCGGAAACTTCATTGTCGACCACAAAGATGGGAACTTTCTCAGGAACCTTGGTTGGTGGGAAAGACGATTTCGCCGGAGAAGTCTTCGGAGACGTCTTCGAGGGTGAGgattttttgggtttcttcttcttcatctccctCGGGGGGGATGGAGATGGAGCTGATGACTGGACGAGAAGCCGACGCCTGATGAGACGCCGGTGAGAAGCTGTTTGAGTCACGGTAGGGAAATCGCCAAGCGTGTCGCCCTagaggagagagaaagtagCCGTTTGCAGCCTTGTCTATGTGTATGTGTATGTCAACGTTTGACACAATATTGTTTGTTCCTGGATTTTGACTTGCATGGTCCACGGTATATTTTGACTTGTTTGTTCCTTTTTAATGAACACTGGTTTGCAACATATCCACAGTCCTAGGATGTCTTTGAAGGAACGGGATGTTCAGACCATCTTAGATGTGACATTCAACTCTAGTATGTGATTCATCGTCCAAGGCGCCCTTTCATATATAGTCTTCTTCTTTGTTCATGTCTCTTTTTATTATGAGTCATATACCCTCCTTATTATAGATCCATATGCTAATGCGGGTAGAGAAACCATATTTGTCACTTTCCTCTTGCTTATCTTATCCCAGGTATTTGGGTGGTGCATGGCACCATTCTCTTTTTGTAGATGTGGTCTTGTGGAGCCGTGAGTTGCATATCTGatttttcttctccttcatttTGCATATCTAAAGCTAGGTGAAGACTAGTGTGATCTCTTTTTCAGCTCCATAGTAAGAGTTTGTAGATGAACCATATTTAACTATGTGTTATCTATAAATATACATGtaactatttataatattttatatagttatatatatatatatatcaatattactATTTGTTGTGTGAATTTACATAGAATATAAAAAGCTTTACACCAATAacaatgaaaaaattaaaaaattggaaaaaatacATATCAATATATCAATAACCCTCTCCTCTTATTTAACTGCAAGTATTCGCTAACAAAATTCGCATCAACTTTTTCTAAAAGTTAATCTTTCCATCAAAAGCCTGTCCGTTAAATCCCCAATTTGTCGGTGTCACATCCATAAAATCTTTCGTAGATCCATCACTGGTAGTGATCCTAAACGACAAGCATTGTCCGGTCATAACAACACCACTATTCCAAATCTGCCCCCAGTTCTTCTGCATCTTAATCCAATCGGTTTTGGTTCCCTTAATACACAATTCCTTAATATCTCCGGCTCCTCCTACATTGTACGGCAAGACCATAACGAAATGAGGGTTTCCCTTGATTTCAAACTTGACACCTCCGGTCTTGGTACAATGAACACGTCTGTATCTAACTGGGACAACCCCGGCTTTGTACTGAGCGATTTTGAGGAACATTGGTTGGGAGAGATCGAAGTGTTTCTGTGGTGGGTTGCACCAGCTGTCTTTCTTATTGCTGGGATCGGGTGGACAGAAGTTTGTAGCTGTGATCTTGATGCTTCCGGGCAAACACCACTGTGGACTATTCGCACACTTGATCTCGTAACATGCCCCACAAGTGTAGCCATTGTTGAATAGTGCGGTGCTTAGTGCTGCCGTGGCTAAACCGAAGCCTTGTTTGTGTAAATCACCATATCCACAGGCTCCCTCTGTTAATGAAATGGGACAAGTGagtatgtattttcattttGTAAGATTTATAGCTtcggtttgtttgtttgtttgcatGTGTTTACTTTTGCTTTATATGGGGTTTATaactatttttctaattttgatTTGTCAATTATAGTGAAAAATCAAAATGCATTTACAATTTACAAACGTATTTATAAGAATTTAAACGTTTTATGCCACACATATTTATAACAGAAGTAGgtgtatatacaaaaaaaaaaaaaaaattggcgtTTTATAAAATGCAGCCTAACCAaccatataattattattataataattataaaactcAATTCCTCTTTCTCCCTTTGGCTCGAGGTCAAAGATTGAGTCTCATTTACTACGTGTTCATGTTGGTTAATGcataaaattacatataaataGGACCTgcaaaatttacattttatacaggTCTTGAAATTAACAATTCTACTTACGATGAGTTTGGCCACCATTGATGTCACCGTAAAATGTGGCACGGGCATCTAGCCAACCAGCTACGGGTGCGTGATGACCATGACCATGACCATGATCATGACCATGACCATGACCATGACCATGACCATGACCATGACCACAAGTCATGGGCACGATCCATATCACCATTGCCATCATCAAAACTTgaacaaatattatattttgtaagaGCTTCATGATTTTATCCTTCCTTGATTGAATTATCTTAATTCTTAGTTAGTATAGATGGAAATGTACGTATATATAGGCTGATAAATTAGGGGATTCTCGATGTTCTCGGGATTCAATTCGATTTCTGcgatgttttttttgttgatgaaaGATTTCTGTGATGTTGCTGACACTAAGGAAGGTGCTTTTGTGGCCTGTAGACATATTTAGATTCTCTAACCCTAATAAATCGCTTTGTCAGGTCTTTGATTGGTCTGGGACTAAActattttataacatatatttttgtgtaacgctagttttattttttcatttttatcttaCACAAAGCGTTCTagatttattatttagtttgatgCGAAAAAAATTATGCTTAAACGGGCATAGGATACTCATGAGTTGTGAGTGCAGGAACCTTATTTTACTACAATAGGAACGactgatatttgtaaaaataataagaacataaattaaaaaatacaataccgAAACAAACgaataaagaagaattgcagagtcgagatgattaatctctttccttaaatctttaaacgcTCTGTAGTGTGACGGTTTCATAGCGATCAAATTCTCAGAATACAATTGCACCATTCTTTCTATTTATCATCACCGAAAAATAGAATCTATCGTACATATTTCTTTGTTGCACTTTCAGACTAAAAAAAACATCACTATTCGAcatgggaaaattgtttttcttatttgtatGAATGAATGTCTCTGATTACAATGCAATACGGAGAAGTGCTTTATATGCTTGTTTCAAAGAACACTAATGATAAAACGTACACAAGCATtgattcaaaataataaatttagatCAACCATTAAGACAAAGTCAATGGCAACGTTTTATCATCAATGgcaaagatatttttgaatcgtaaaattaatttgaatttgACCCAAAACATACTTAGGGTATTAGACTAGTTGTCTTGTGTTATaagtagagaagagagaaagaggaatTGTTATGTATTATTCCATGAGTAATGAGTCATTTATATAGAATTACAATAGCTTGTGGACAAAGCCACTTGGAGAACAAGTAAAGCTAGGAGAACAAGTATATTTAAGACTTGCCATAATGGCATCACCATAATAtacataacactcccccttgatgtCCATTATGCGCATAAGATgctgcctcgttaaaaacctcaccaggaaaacccaatagAAAAAACCATGGTTAAAGGAAAAAGAGTGCAGCGTGCAATGACTTCCCCTCATGTGTACATACATCGAGATCTTTGAGACAACGTAGTTCAATAAGATGAGTGAGCTTCTTGAAAGTAGCAAAGGTAGCGTCTTGGTGAATGAAACAACCAAATATTTACTCGAACGAACTTGTAGGAAACGAACTTCGCCATTCTTCAGTAGTGCATGAGTCTTCATGATCTGACCATTTCTTGTATTCTTTTTATCTCCAAAActttagaacaatgatagattttcatctcccaaattgtaacattctctttggatgtctatcttttgtgtgttctttgttgcctcgttaaagcCTTGTCATGGAAAAACTCAGTGGGATAAAAGCCATGATGAGggaaaagagtacaaccacacaTATTTCACATTTCTTCTCCGTTCCAATCAGAGAAATCTCCTTTTGAAATTGAGAATATTGTAATACTCTTTCCATTAGAGTATTCAAGGTCTATAGATTTCTGGTCCACACTTCTTATTTGATATAGACAATATTTTCTTGGTCTATTTGGACTTCAAACCAAACTTCTTACATACAATCGTCTAGACATTCGTGTCGTACATACGAATAACTCATTCGTAACTATGAAAGTTACTATTATGACTTTCTTTCTTgtcatatgaaattacatctttTGGTTATTAAAAAGATTAGTAATTTGCTCAATAACACTTTAAATATGGTACTTCAAGACCAAACATATATGAGCATCTTAAATAAAATCCTTCaaggatctttatgataacaATTAATTTTAGATCTCCGATTTGGAATACATAAAGACAATATTGTATTGTCAAGAgctttcttccaaaatataattttctataactcttcgggagtttttgattatatttaaatCAATGATTCTATTGATctataatctcttgataaatataaagatatattgattaatttcaaatatttcatatatcccatAAACATATTTCGATCGaatatgattttgatatcatcaatccttcaGGGATTCTATCTTTTAGGGATTCTATCTCTTAGAGACTATCAGTTTCCAGTGGGTTGTATAATTCAAGTTTTTCCTTTATTGTCAGACTAATAAGGAACATAAAAGTAGTTGCACCTACCACATAAGACTATGTCTCTTCACAATCAATTCCATATTGATCTTTCTTTGGTGCAACGACTCATTTCTATCtcacttgttttacaccttctagtgtatggactactggtccaaaAACCTCACTCTTTCACAAGAGTTTTTATCTTTGTCTATTGCTTCTTTTTGATTTGGCCAATCttttctttgtgtacacttttcaatagactttctttcatgatcaTCTTTCTCATTTATCATATCAACtgctattttgcatgcataaatatcatcgacgtcgatTTGTCTATTCGTTCCATTTTATTCtatacatgacataacttattgagatctcttcattgtctcaggtacctgaatttctttcagtcatgtttaatgtctcttctggagatcattcaaaaactttatttcctcgtgaccattattaatttatgctccttttcatttgtgaggattcttatctttggaaccacatgtctaccacgcttcaggcgtgacttgcagtttgatattgttcttatagaacatatatttttattggagcatttacagctggtatatgtgactCGATCACTATATTTATTTGGGGTCAGCAAATTTGTCTGGCAACTGCTTTACTAAGCACtataattgaattattttttggacttatattttacattttctttaaGTCTGAGGATCAACGATAACTCAtatcaacttattttctttttcagctgtttattttctcctCTTTATGTTGGAAATGCTAATTCACTTTTAGCATTCAAATCGAGCCTTACTTATATCCTTCAGGGATGGCTATGGATTCTTAAGTATCAATGaagattcatatccaacatataatTTCAACCTCATTTGAGAATATATCTTAATTAAAGCTCTATGGTGGAGCAAATGGAATGTATATCGCACATCCAACATTCTTTGATGGAAAATGGTTGATTTCTAACCCAATACCAATGACGGGGAGAACCAATGATTACTTGTTTGCTTGATGCGAATTAgtgttgctcaaaatgtttaaCACTTGTCCCAGTGATTTTTCTATAGTCATCAAAGGCTTTAAGAAGTGGATTCACCATTATTATAAAGatgcatagtgggtgatcagtccactaaTATCTTCTTTATTCATGCCAATAACTTCATTTGGCTGGTGAAAACCGTATTACCATTTTATCTTATGAGCAAACAACATATGTGAAATCATTCGCAAGAATCTTGTGGTTCTTCAATGAATATtcacataaatatttatgtatctTTTCGCATCATTActgaaccaaaatggtctaactgGTTCATGCcacatattttgtaaacttctggtttactatatatttatcttcattacactaatctttgtgtagtacaatatataagaagcTATAGATACTTTttctaaaatacttatgtatataacatttcttttgcttattgtctcaacataagtgtctcaaaatcCGAGAGATTTACTTTGAGAATGATTCTTCAAACTTAGTTTTAGTGCAAACATAATCTTATGGATGTTTCACTTATCATAAAATGTGAGCttctttaactcttcccctcgagatgataatactacaggtttatcaatctcgaatgaATCTCATTTTTGAATCAACAACATACCATACATTGGTTATGTATTCTTTCTTAGATCCTTCTAAATTTTTGAGACTTATAAGAATACAataccttaagaactttaaattgcattcCTAGGGAATTTAAATTGCATTCTATGTGCAATAATACTATATACTCTTCTGGAGCATTCATATATCCTCTTCTTGAACACTCTAAGCTTTCTATTAGCTTGTATTGTACTCACaaaaattttctttcatctttcgATGAATGAatcatatctcttctttattaccatgtttattttctcaacttcaagtGAGAATATAAGTTCTATAAAGAAACTATTTGGATCTTGACCTTATCCATATTCACGTCTACAACCATTTTTATGTCCACTTTCTTGACCAATACTATTTatgttgattttctttctcaatataaaatgtcatattctcttcaAGAA
Protein-coding regions in this window:
- the LOC106393218 gene encoding uncharacterized protein LOC106393218, which produces MKKKKPKKSSPSKTSPKTSPAKSSFPPTKVPEKVPIFVVDNEVSDAQFDSTVEAVAQLPVSHPDPTSQSEVSPSAKSVIAVQSADPSSALDEELTNNRPESSSKGLPPSCSATLPEASKPSKGLDLSGATTNVAIADANVIHVSSQQANEKDLPSAREHGEIFTGGQTSQDIGSAPPKDTWCDLAKGVKRLSKKGEAFTLPSGEACIKIPNSVIEKNRKSWEPFVLGQFYSDPPSQGTLHNIVNGIWSKQYRDIAVSKMEGFAFLFRIPNAATRARVIKQKLWQIEGQTMFVDKWEPGVVPTKPELTSAPIWLELRKVPLQFFNEDGLERIAGLVGHPKFLHPTTANKTNLEVAKVFTIIDPRKPVPKAVNVQFDSGEICRVLVSSPWMPPVCDICKEIGHAARRCPRAPTACTLCGSTDHDNHERQESKGKKTRRGRSKDKLNWVLVNPPNDAHVPSKEHPAEQSSPVVPPQPNQTVTPMLEFPHQTKLGTGKDIPDSSDVESSDSELEEGEFSRFEPDFEMITVEITWPSSQSNLIISVIYASNDIDERTNLWAEISSLASSQALDSKPWMILGDFNQIREPAEHSKPQSLNLDKKMRDFNQCLLNANVEDLNFRGTSFTWWNKQKNSPIAKNLDRCLVNDDWYFNFPSSVAFFGSPEFSDHATAGFRDLVCVNWFSFNITGSAMYRVSKKLKLLKKCIKDFSRLNYSGIERKTAEAHEKLIQAQAVMLSSPLTMNASAELQALKEWEDLYAATRQAINHIHFLNSDVGERIESQEGIQQLCVDYFLKLLGSESSQPMFIQSDLDLLFNFRCSEEQIAGFEKKFTNEDIKEAFFSLPRNKTGGPDGYSAEFFIDTWEIIGPEVTEAILEFFNSGCLLKQWNSASLALIPKIPNASHPSEFRPISCLNTVYKVISKLLASRLKEILPLMISKSQSAFLPGRLLAENVLLATDLVNGYNTQNISPRGMLKVDLRKAFDCLRWDFILASLRALAIPESYIRLISECLSTASFSISINGALGGFFNSTKGIRQGDPMSPYLFVLLAARFDTGNIGYHPRTENVKISHLMFADDVMIFFDGNNNSLHGIAECLDDFASWSACP
- the LOC106395776 gene encoding expansin-A24-like — translated: MKLLQNIIFVQVLMMAMVIWIVPMTCGHGHGHGHGHGHGHDHGHGHGHHAPVAGWLDARATFYGDINGGQTHQGACGYGDLHKQGFGLATAALSTALFNNGYTCGACYEIKCANSPQWCLPGSIKITATNFCPPDPSNKKDSWCNPPQKHFDLSQPMFLKIAQYKAGVVPVRYRRVHCTKTGGVKFEIKGNPHFVMVLPYNVGGAGDIKELCIKGTKTDWIKMQKNWGQIWNSGVVMTGQCLSFRITTSDGSTKDFMDVTPTNWGFNGQAFDGKINF